One Lysinibacillus fusiformis genomic window carries:
- a CDS encoding S8 family peptidase, whose product MEQKLHLFPYHVNAVVEEVSEVPKGIELIEAPKIWENSKGKGITVAILDTGCDVTHPDLRERIIGGRNFTGDDNGQPDVYTDYNGHGTHVAGTIAAVHNGTGVVGVAPEASLLILKVLDKSGSGQYDWIINGINYAVEQKADIISMSLGGSVDVNELHQAILNAIANQILVVCAAGNEGDGQSSSDELAYPACYNEVISVGSINLQRHSSEFSNSNNEVDLVAPGEEILSTYLNGNYAKLSGTSMATPHISGALALIKESANKNFERNLTEDELYAQLIKRTIPLGNSPKLEGNGLLYLTAVEYLSDVFNQKLSAQALKI is encoded by the coding sequence ATGGAGCAAAAGTTACATTTATTTCCGTATCATGTGAATGCAGTGGTCGAAGAGGTGTCTGAGGTGCCAAAAGGTATTGAGCTTATAGAAGCTCCAAAAATTTGGGAGAATTCTAAAGGGAAGGGAATCACTGTTGCGATATTGGACACAGGTTGCGACGTCACCCATCCTGATTTGAGGGAGCGTATTATCGGCGGACGGAATTTCACTGGTGATGATAATGGACAACCTGATGTTTACACCGATTATAATGGCCATGGAACCCATGTGGCTGGCACAATCGCTGCCGTCCATAACGGTACAGGCGTAGTTGGTGTTGCACCTGAAGCAAGTTTATTGATATTAAAGGTGCTTGATAAAAGTGGATCAGGGCAATACGACTGGATCATAAATGGAATTAACTATGCAGTGGAACAAAAGGCGGATATCATTTCCATGAGCCTCGGCGGTTCTGTCGATGTAAATGAGTTGCACCAAGCTATTCTAAACGCAATCGCTAATCAAATTTTAGTAGTTTGTGCTGCTGGAAATGAGGGAGATGGACAGAGTTCTTCAGACGAATTGGCCTATCCTGCCTGCTACAATGAAGTCATCAGCGTCGGATCCATTAATCTGCAACGCCATTCTTCGGAATTTTCAAATTCGAATAATGAAGTCGACTTAGTAGCCCCTGGTGAAGAAATCCTTTCAACGTATTTAAACGGAAATTATGCAAAACTAAGCGGAACTTCGATGGCAACACCGCATATATCCGGTGCACTTGCACTCATAAAAGAGAGTGCAAACAAAAACTTTGAGCGAAATCTGACAGAGGATGAGCTGTATGCACAATTAATAAAGAGAACGATTCCTTTAGGAAATTCGCCAAAACTCGAAGGCAACGGATTGCTGTACTTAACAGCAGTGGAATACTTATCGGATGTGTTCAACCAAAAATTATCTGCACAGGCGTTGAAAATATAA
- a CDS encoding RNA polymerase sigma factor has protein sequence MKSRISNDELIKVMNELYYYLIKQGADSETAKDIVQESVYKSMIHIESIDTDKYKAWLFRVAINLYYDYCRKNKKTQFLLLDENLVSNSKLIDDLMIAKENQNQFKNTLDRLPLIFKQLLLLKYDLEWSYQQIAEYLELKPSVVKTYLARARAKFKELYRREENERPK, from the coding sequence TTGAAGAGTCGGATCTCTAATGACGAGTTAATTAAAGTTATGAATGAGCTATATTACTATTTAATAAAGCAAGGGGCCGATTCGGAGACTGCAAAAGATATTGTCCAAGAATCAGTTTATAAGTCGATGATACATATTGAGTCAATTGATACCGACAAATATAAAGCCTGGCTTTTTAGAGTAGCGATAAATTTGTATTACGATTACTGTCGAAAAAATAAAAAAACACAATTCCTACTACTAGACGAAAATCTTGTATCTAATTCAAAATTGATCGATGATTTAATGATTGCAAAAGAGAATCAAAACCAATTTAAAAATACTCTTGACCGCCTACCATTGATATTTAAGCAATTGCTTCTTCTTAAATACGATTTGGAATGGTCTTATCAACAGATTGCAGAGTATTTAGAACTGAAACCAAGTGTAGTGAAAACATATTTAGCCCGTGCAAGAGCAAAATTTAAAGAATTATATCGGAGGGAAGAAAATGAAAGACCCAAATGA
- a CDS encoding endonuclease I family protein, with product MEKLELLNYEWETAKSDFLKYSENRPYYDEKKDKEVRNQYYQSISFTDANLSNSLHTLLEKTHTDQLNYSPHRYVYPWVDLQENGSLKSLYSGNEMDPLSVIEEDVRLHEIQAKGLISIFSDDLFNCEHVVPQSWFDKKEPMRGDLHHLFACEPTCNSSRSNYPYYDFHDYIPEGLILGIKDGCGKAEESKFEPEYGKGIVARATLYFLIRYPNTIKKELENVSLLLKWHQTFPVSIYEKHRNLAIHELQGNRNPFIDFPEMTESIVTIEK from the coding sequence ATGGAAAAGCTAGAATTGCTAAACTATGAATGGGAAACGGCCAAGTCAGATTTTTTAAAATATAGTGAAAATCGACCCTATTATGATGAAAAGAAAGATAAGGAAGTCAGGAATCAATACTATCAGAGCATTTCATTCACGGATGCTAATCTTTCAAACAGCCTTCACACATTACTTGAAAAAACACATACAGATCAGTTAAACTACAGCCCGCACCGCTATGTGTACCCTTGGGTTGATTTGCAGGAAAACGGTTCATTAAAAAGCCTTTATTCTGGAAATGAGATGGATCCACTTTCTGTCATAGAGGAGGACGTTCGGCTCCATGAAATACAGGCCAAAGGGTTAATCAGCATCTTTTCGGATGATCTATTTAACTGTGAACATGTAGTGCCTCAATCATGGTTCGATAAAAAAGAACCGATGAGAGGAGACTTGCATCATCTATTTGCCTGCGAACCCACCTGCAATAGCAGTCGCAGCAACTATCCTTACTACGATTTCCACGATTATATCCCTGAAGGATTGATTTTAGGAATCAAAGATGGCTGCGGCAAGGCTGAAGAAAGTAAATTCGAACCAGAATACGGCAAAGGAATCGTTGCAAGAGCAACACTCTATTTCCTAATTCGCTATCCAAACACAATAAAAAAAGAACTAGAGAATGTCTCTTTATTGCTAAAATGGCATCAAACATTTCCGGTATCCATTTATGAAAAGCATCGCAACCTTGCTATCCATGAACTTCAAGGCAATCGGAACCCGTTTATTGATTTTCCAGAGATGACAGAAAGTATCGTCACCATAGAAAAATGA
- a CDS encoding peptide-methionine (S)-S-oxide reductase: protein MEVVYFAGGCLWGVQAFIKTLPGVKFTEAGRANGTSHTLEGDYDGYAECVKTGFDPTVVTIRELMGYLFEIIDPYSLNKQGQDVGEKYRTGVYSEMPEHLKEAKAFLGERNDYDLIVVEVLPLTNYMRSAEEHQDRLARCPNDHCHIPKEILTRYK, encoded by the coding sequence ATGGAAGTAGTATATTTTGCAGGTGGATGTTTATGGGGAGTACAAGCTTTTATAAAAACTTTACCTGGAGTTAAGTTTACAGAAGCAGGAAGAGCTAATGGAACAAGTCATACACTTGAGGGTGATTATGATGGGTACGCCGAATGTGTAAAAACAGGATTTGATCCGACAGTTGTAACAATCAGGGAATTAATGGGGTATTTATTTGAAATCATTGATCCATACAGTTTGAATAAACAAGGACAGGATGTTGGAGAGAAATATAGAACAGGAGTATATAGTGAAATGCCTGAACACTTAAAAGAGGCGAAGGCGTTTCTTGGTGAGAGAAATGATTACGACCTTATAGTTGTTGAAGTATTACCTCTTACAAACTATATGAGAAGTGCAGAAGAACATCAAGATAGGTTAGCTAGATGTCCAAATGATCATTGTCATATTCCAAAAGAAATATTAACTAGGTATAAGTAG
- a CDS encoding alpha/beta fold hydrolase — translation MSKEEELFVPTGQLVEVNGHQMHIYTEGKGEETLVFMSGGGTSSPALDFKSLYSLLSDKYKIVVVEKAGYGFSEVTDTDRDIDTILAETKEALFKSGVEGPYILFPHSMSGIEALKWAQDYPDEIKAIIGLDMAVPAAYEELDINMFLVRLGALAANTGLTRWISNLSESDAIKYGNLTDKEKKLYKVIFYRRTLTKDMINEINNIKANAQKVKKVEMPNIPILLFSSNGEGTGFDNKTWNGIQNDFISMIYNGKLIELDSSHYVHSIDYERIAEESEEFIESLNR, via the coding sequence TTGTCAAAAGAAGAAGAACTATTTGTTCCGACTGGGCAACTTGTAGAAGTTAATGGTCATCAAATGCACATTTATACAGAAGGAAAAGGAGAAGAAACACTTGTTTTTATGTCTGGTGGTGGCACAAGCTCTCCAGCATTAGATTTTAAATCACTTTATTCCTTGTTAAGCGATAAATATAAAATTGTTGTTGTTGAAAAGGCAGGTTATGGATTTAGCGAAGTCACAGATACTGATCGAGACATTGATACAATTCTAGCTGAAACAAAAGAAGCTCTTTTTAAATCAGGAGTTGAAGGACCATATATTTTATTTCCTCATTCTATGTCTGGCATTGAAGCCTTGAAATGGGCGCAAGACTACCCTGATGAAATAAAAGCTATCATTGGATTAGATATGGCTGTTCCAGCTGCATATGAAGAGTTAGATATCAATATGTTCCTCGTTCGATTAGGTGCTTTAGCTGCAAATACTGGTTTAACCAGATGGATTTCAAATCTATCGGAAAGTGACGCAATAAAATATGGAAATTTAACAGATAAAGAGAAAAAGTTGTATAAAGTAATTTTTTATCGGAGAACATTGACTAAAGATATGATCAATGAAATAAATAATATAAAAGCTAATGCACAAAAAGTCAAAAAAGTTGAAATGCCGAATATTCCTATACTTTTGTTTTCATCAAATGGTGAGGGAACAGGTTTTGATAATAAAACGTGGAATGGAATTCAAAATGACTTTATTAGTATGATTTATAATGGTAAATTAATTGAGTTAGATTCATCTCACTATGTTCATAGTATTGACTATGAGCGAATAGCTGAGGAATCAGAAGAGTTTATAGAAAGTTTAAATCGTTAA
- a CDS encoding anti sigma factor C-terminal domain-containing protein — protein MKDPNEENLKSIFDEKSLDKTLRKVKRTTFLRTLLISAIVSILIVIGTYGANNWWISKLGSEIASNLIIGDAVMKAPNTIIKTQMIDIGLFKGTIKRDVYKVIENKVIPWDSQEANYGLRGFTSTSFSSYSTKIDDTTQINFPSGQQEMLFYVPQFKYKTYSNDLIKLQEYPNDKYVEMAISFDKSYSLDEVKKMVPPSIKPTWFWVNSYSEKSEFRDAPESGQWLFGISDPSSKLGQVLSTPEVKSESDFLSRLKKFNKDDYQFISKRQKDGLIIGVVVTGTKENLFLLQEQPFVKASSLGAVVEKY, from the coding sequence ATGAAAGACCCAAATGAAGAAAACTTGAAATCGATTTTTGATGAAAAATCTTTAGATAAAACATTGAGAAAGGTAAAACGTACTACTTTTCTGAGGACACTTCTAATATCTGCAATTGTAAGTATTCTTATAGTCATTGGTACTTATGGGGCTAATAATTGGTGGATAAGTAAATTAGGCAGTGAAATAGCTTCCAATCTAATTATAGGAGATGCAGTAATGAAAGCGCCGAATACAATAATTAAAACGCAAATGATAGATATTGGGTTATTTAAAGGAACAATTAAACGGGATGTATATAAAGTTATTGAAAATAAGGTAATTCCTTGGGATTCCCAAGAGGCGAATTATGGGTTAAGGGGATTTACTTCAACATCGTTTTCATCATACAGTACAAAAATTGATGATACCACTCAAATAAACTTTCCAAGTGGACAACAGGAAATGTTATTTTATGTCCCGCAATTCAAATACAAAACATATTCTAACGATTTAATAAAACTTCAAGAATATCCAAACGATAAATATGTCGAGATGGCAATCTCCTTTGATAAGAGTTATTCATTAGATGAAGTTAAAAAGATGGTTCCTCCTTCAATTAAACCAACTTGGTTTTGGGTAAATAGTTACTCGGAAAAATCTGAGTTTAGGGATGCACCTGAATCAGGACAATGGTTGTTTGGAATATCAGACCCATCTTCAAAGTTAGGACAAGTGTTAAGTACGCCTGAAGTGAAAAGCGAATCCGACTTCCTAAGCCGTTTAAAGAAATTTAATAAGGATGACTACCAATTTATAAGTAAACGCCAAAAAGACGGTTTGATTATAGGTGTAGTTGTTACAGGTACAAAAGAAAATTTATTCTTATTACAAGAACAACCTTTTGTAAAGGCATCAAGTTTAGGTGCGGTTGTAGAAAAATATTAA
- a CDS encoding SRPBCC domain-containing protein — translation MKDLKYQFYIAGTPEEVWKALISPEGTKKIYYGSVIKSTFQVGDLLEYVGPGVDGDETVHVYGNVLEYEPNQLLRFTHYPGKSYMIDDRAFESRISYLLEPIGLCTKLTLIHDQWKEDDPYYENSDKAWWMILNNTKTLVETGSTLDFGEGS, via the coding sequence ATGAAGGATTTGAAGTATCAATTTTATATTGCAGGTACACCAGAGGAAGTTTGGAAAGCACTTATCTCTCCTGAGGGTACAAAAAAAATTTATTATGGGTCCGTCATTAAATCTACATTTCAAGTGGGCGATCTCTTGGAGTACGTTGGTCCTGGAGTAGATGGGGATGAAACGGTGCATGTATACGGAAACGTATTGGAGTATGAACCGAATCAGTTACTTCGATTTACTCACTATCCGGGAAAGTCTTATATGATAGATGATCGTGCGTTTGAGTCAAGGATTTCTTATCTTTTAGAGCCTATTGGCTTATGCACGAAATTGACACTCATTCATGACCAGTGGAAAGAAGATGATCCCTATTATGAGAACAGCGACAAAGCTTGGTGGATGATTTTAAATAATACAAAGACTTTAGTAGAAACAGGAAGTACGCTAGACTTTGGTGAAGGTTCATAG
- a CDS encoding Lsa family ABC-F type ribosomal protection protein, with translation MSMIQVQNLTFSYPSSFDNIFENVNFQIDTEWKLGFIGRNGRGKTTFFNLLLGNYEYSGKINSSVEFNYFPYPVADKNKYTHEIMEEICPQAEDWEILREISYLDVDAEVMYRPFKTLSNGEQTKVLLAALFLTEGQFLLIDEPTNHLDTEARKMVSEYLRKKKGFILISHDRIFLDGCVDHILSINRANIEVQSGNYSSWKLNFDRQQEHEEATNERLQKDIGRLTQSSKRTSGWSSQVEASKNGTTNSGSKLDKGFVGHKAAKMMKRAKNLESRQQKAIEEKSKLLKNVEKTESLKLESLAFHSNELIVLAGVSVKYDDQIVNKPISFNVVQGDRIVLDGKNGSGKSSILKLIQGDSIQHTGSMNVGSGLIISYVQQDTSHLKGLLSDFIEEHEIDETLFKSILRKMDFDRIQFEKDISHYSGGQKKKLLIAKSLCEKAHLYIWDEPLNFIDIYSRMQIEELIQRFNPTMVIVEHDQAFQQTVATKTISM, from the coding sequence ATGTCAATGATACAAGTTCAAAATTTAACTTTTTCTTATCCAAGTAGCTTTGACAATATTTTTGAAAATGTTAACTTTCAAATAGATACGGAATGGAAACTTGGATTTATTGGTAGAAATGGGCGGGGGAAAACAACATTCTTTAATTTATTATTAGGGAATTATGAGTATAGTGGGAAAATCAATTCTTCGGTAGAATTTAATTATTTCCCTTATCCAGTTGCGGATAAAAACAAGTATACTCATGAAATCATGGAAGAAATTTGCCCCCAAGCAGAAGATTGGGAAATTCTTCGTGAAATCTCCTATCTAGACGTTGATGCCGAGGTTATGTATCGACCTTTTAAAACATTATCAAATGGAGAACAAACAAAGGTGTTACTTGCTGCACTTTTTTTGACGGAGGGTCAATTTCTATTAATTGATGAGCCAACCAACCATTTAGACACGGAAGCACGAAAGATGGTCTCTGAATATTTAAGGAAGAAAAAAGGGTTTATATTAATTTCACATGACCGAATCTTTTTAGATGGTTGCGTTGACCATATCTTATCTATAAATAGGGCAAATATTGAAGTTCAAAGTGGTAACTATTCTTCTTGGAAGTTAAATTTTGATAGACAGCAGGAACACGAAGAGGCAACTAATGAGCGTCTACAAAAAGACATAGGGAGATTAACACAGTCTTCAAAGCGTACATCAGGTTGGTCAAGTCAAGTTGAAGCTTCCAAAAATGGAACAACGAATTCAGGTTCTAAGTTAGACAAAGGTTTTGTAGGACATAAAGCGGCAAAGATGATGAAGAGAGCGAAGAACCTTGAATCAAGGCAACAAAAAGCTATTGAGGAAAAATCAAAACTGCTAAAAAATGTGGAAAAAACCGAGTCATTAAAATTAGAATCATTGGCGTTTCATTCAAATGAATTGATTGTTTTGGCTGGTGTGTCTGTTAAATACGATGACCAAATCGTGAATAAGCCAATAAGCTTTAATGTTGTACAAGGTGATCGAATTGTACTTGATGGAAAGAATGGAAGCGGAAAAAGTAGTATCCTAAAACTAATTCAAGGAGATTCGATACAGCATACAGGCTCCATGAATGTAGGTTCAGGTCTCATTATTTCCTATGTCCAACAAGATACTTCTCATTTGAAGGGACTGTTATCGGACTTTATTGAAGAGCATGAGATTGATGAAACGTTATTTAAATCCATCCTACGTAAGATGGATTTTGACCGAATTCAATTTGAAAAAGATATATCTCATTATTCTGGTGGACAAAAGAAAAAGCTGCTTATAGCCAAAAGTTTATGTGAAAAAGCTCATTTATATATTTGGGATGAACCGTTAAATTTTATTGATATTTATTCGCGCATGCAGATTGAAGAGCTTATTCAAAGATTTAATCCCACAATGGTTATTGTTGAGCATGATCAGGCATTTCAACAAACAGTTGCAACAAAAACGATATCTATGTAG
- a CDS encoding DnaD domain protein — MSNDRKRYKKISGKVIYGTTTEERFKEVHGITIEEWKAKGEERFKAKTGMGYDEWYIKQVNSSTPIDYLKNLNGVVSQEDVELVKDLQELGLNDGVINVLLDYVKIVSRIGFIHSLVRQMGESWLKKNVSTIESAMAFVREEWNS; from the coding sequence ATGAGTAATGATAGAAAACGATATAAGAAAATAAGTGGCAAAGTCATATACGGCACGACTACTGAAGAACGATTTAAAGAAGTACACGGAATAACAATTGAGGAGTGGAAAGCAAAAGGAGAAGAAAGGTTTAAAGCTAAAACAGGAATGGGTTACGACGAATGGTATATAAAACAGGTTAACTCTTCGACACCAATTGATTATCTTAAAAATCTCAATGGTGTCGTTTCTCAAGAAGATGTAGAACTGGTTAAGGATTTACAAGAGTTGGGGTTAAATGATGGTGTTATAAATGTATTACTGGATTATGTAAAAATTGTTAGTAGAATTGGGTTTATTCACTCGTTGGTAAGACAAATGGGTGAAAGTTGGCTCAAGAAGAATGTCTCAACTATTGAAAGCGCAATGGCCTTTGTCAGGGAAGAATGGAATAGCTAA